From Scleropages formosus chromosome 25, fSclFor1.1, whole genome shotgun sequence, a single genomic window includes:
- the LOC108921752 gene encoding non-histone chromosomal protein HMG-14A-like, whose protein sequence is MPKRNKAASETEAHEPKRRSERLINKPATPTSEPKPKKAAEKPKKTKEVEKAKPEEEKKDEAPAENGEAKADEAPAAEEAEQNKEAAE, encoded by the exons ATGCCGAAGAGGAACAAA GCAGCCAGTGAGACGGAAGCCCATGAG CCCAAGAGGAGATCTGAGAGGttgataaat AAACCCGCGACTCCGACGTCGGAGCCGAAGCCAAAG AAGGCGGCTGAGAAGCCCAAGAAGACGAAGGAGGTGGAGAAAGCCAAgccggaggaggagaagaaggacgAGGCTCCGGCGGAGAACGGAGAGGCCAAGGCTGATGAG GCACCAGCTGCAGAGGAAGCTGAACAGAACAAGGAGGCGGCAGAATAG
- the LOC108921751 gene encoding tail-anchored protein insertion receptor WRB-like isoform X1 produces the protein MHVQLTHTDNCAGTRAHAHARAHTHTPGRAASWRNIMAEGCAWFLVLGSVLLCNLAKTLIPTVSSFLSKVFQKDAEAEMEMRTDIQEMKMELSTVSMMDEFARYARLERKINKTTDKLKSHVKSRTAYQAKVKWGVNIVYHVLQAVLMVTLIWKFYASPVTVLPSKWIVPLERLVAFPSGVAGGVGITCWLVVCNKVVALLLQAVG, from the exons ATGCACGTCCAGCTCACGCATACCGACAATTGTGCAGggacacgcgcgcacgcgcatgcacgcgcacacacacacacgcccggTCGCGCTGCATCCTGGAGGAACATCATGGCGGAGGGCTGCGCctggttcttggttctgggctCTGTGCTCCTGTGCAACCTGGCGAAAACACTCATCCCCACCGTCTCGAGCTTC TTGTCTAAGGTCTTCCAGAAGGATGCTGAGGCGGAGATGGAGATGAGGACGGACATCCAGGAGATGAAGATGGAGCTGTCCACCGTTAGCATGATGGACGAGTTCGCCAGGTACGCCAGGCTGGAACGTAAGATCAACAAGACAACGGACAAGCTCAAGTCTCACG TGAAGTCCAGAACTGCCTACCAGGCCAAGGTTAAGTGGGGCGTGAACATAGTATACCACGTTTTGCAG GCGGTGCTCATGGTCACTCTCATCTGGAAGTTCTACGCCAGTCCCGTGACGGTCCTTCCCAGCAAGTGGATCGTCCCCCTGGAGCGCCTGGTCGCGTTCCCATCCGGGGTCGCGG GGGGAGTTGGGATCACGTGTTGGTTGGTGGTCTGCAACAAGGTCGTGGCCTTGCTCCTGCAGGCTGTGGGCTGA
- the LOC108921751 gene encoding tail-anchored protein insertion receptor WRB-like isoform X2 — translation MCSTFARAGQLSKVFQKDAEAEMEMRTDIQEMKMELSTVSMMDEFARYARLERKINKTTDKLKSHVKSRTAYQAKVKWGVNIVYHVLQAVLMVTLIWKFYASPVTVLPSKWIVPLERLVAFPSGVAGGVGITCWLVVCNKVVALLLQAVG, via the exons ATGTGCAGCACGTTCGCGCGCGCAGGACAG TTGTCTAAGGTCTTCCAGAAGGATGCTGAGGCGGAGATGGAGATGAGGACGGACATCCAGGAGATGAAGATGGAGCTGTCCACCGTTAGCATGATGGACGAGTTCGCCAGGTACGCCAGGCTGGAACGTAAGATCAACAAGACAACGGACAAGCTCAAGTCTCACG TGAAGTCCAGAACTGCCTACCAGGCCAAGGTTAAGTGGGGCGTGAACATAGTATACCACGTTTTGCAG GCGGTGCTCATGGTCACTCTCATCTGGAAGTTCTACGCCAGTCCCGTGACGGTCCTTCCCAGCAAGTGGATCGTCCCCCTGGAGCGCCTGGTCGCGTTCCCATCCGGGGTCGCGG GGGGAGTTGGGATCACGTGTTGGTTGGTGGTCTGCAACAAGGTCGTGGCCTTGCTCCTGCAGGCTGTGGGCTGA
- the rps25 gene encoding small ribosomal subunit protein eS25 has translation MPPKDDKKKKDAGKSKKDKDPVNKSGGKAKKKKWSKGKVRDKLNNLVLFDKATYDKLYKEVPNYKLITPAVVSERLKIRGSLARAALQELLSKGMIKLVSKHRAQIIYTRNTKGGDEVAEKEA, from the exons ATG CCTCCAAAGgatgacaagaagaagaaggatgCGGGGAAGTCCAAGAAGGACAAGGACCCGGTGAACAAGTCTGGTGGAAAAGCCAAGAAGAAG AAGTGGTCCAAAGGGAAGGTGAGGGACAAGCTCAACAACCTGGTGCTCTTCGACAAGGCCACCTATGACAAGCTGTACAAGGAGGTGCCCAACTACAAGCTCATCACGCCGGCCGTTGTGTCTGAGAGGCTGAAGATCCGTGGCTCACTTGCCCGGGCTGCCCTCCAGGAGCTGCTTTCCAAAG GCATGATCAAACTGGTGTCGAAGCACAGAGCACAGATCATCTACACGCGAAACACCAAGGGTGGCGATGAAGTTGCTGAGAAAGAGGCGTAG
- the LOC108921751 gene encoding tail-anchored protein insertion receptor WRB-like isoform X3, whose amino-acid sequence MLSKVFQKDAEAEMEMRTDIQEMKMELSTVSMMDEFARYARLERKINKTTDKLKSHVKSRTAYQAKVKWGVNIVYHVLQAVLMVTLIWKFYASPVTVLPSKWIVPLERLVAFPSGVAGGVGITCWLVVCNKVVALLLQAVG is encoded by the exons ATG TTGTCTAAGGTCTTCCAGAAGGATGCTGAGGCGGAGATGGAGATGAGGACGGACATCCAGGAGATGAAGATGGAGCTGTCCACCGTTAGCATGATGGACGAGTTCGCCAGGTACGCCAGGCTGGAACGTAAGATCAACAAGACAACGGACAAGCTCAAGTCTCACG TGAAGTCCAGAACTGCCTACCAGGCCAAGGTTAAGTGGGGCGTGAACATAGTATACCACGTTTTGCAG GCGGTGCTCATGGTCACTCTCATCTGGAAGTTCTACGCCAGTCCCGTGACGGTCCTTCCCAGCAAGTGGATCGTCCCCCTGGAGCGCCTGGTCGCGTTCCCATCCGGGGTCGCGG GGGGAGTTGGGATCACGTGTTGGTTGGTGGTCTGCAACAAGGTCGTGGCCTTGCTCCTGCAGGCTGTGGGCTGA